In Synergistaceae bacterium, the genomic stretch CGCTCGTCGAAGCACACCTCTTCTATTGAGCCGGGATTGAGCTCAACAGATTTTTCCTGTCCTGAACGTTTCATCGTCTCTGCCGCCTCTCTCGTTCTGCGATCCTGCAGGTAAATTATTGACGTACTTCTCCAACAATGAATAAAGCCGGAGTGTTAATTCAAATAACCTGTTTTATCTCTGTTAAAATGGCTCTATGGCGTGCATTATACCAGTTTTTGTCATGTCACATCGCATTTCAAACGCATTCAAAGCCACAAGGGGATCGACGTTTTCGAGGTTGTTGAAGTTAATCCTTTCCCATCTTTCACGAGGCACTCGAACACTGTACAAATATTCGTCTGTGGTGTTGCCGGTGGCGCTGTCCACACGCTGTGAATATCCGGAAAGCACAACGTTTCTTAAAAATGGAAGTGCTCTGAATGCTTCGCCGATGATGCGAAAACCTATTCCAAAAATATGCCTTACATAATTCAGGCGCATTGCCTTATTTGAGACATCATCAGGCATATCCTCAATTTCCGGTAAATCCACGTCAAACCTGGCAACGCTTTCTTCCTCATTTTCTTTATCGACTTCGTAAGCGACGAGCGTTTCCTTCGGCCAATCCAGATTTTCCATTGCCAAAGTGAGTATATCTTCAGCGTTTTTAACTGGATTACTCATCAGAGCATTAAATTTTTCCCACTTTTCATCCTGTATTTTTTTTGCAGCCTTGTATTGTTCCATTTCGGCGTCATATTGCTTGTTGGCTTTAAGCCAGTTATTCACTTTAAAAGACAAAACAAGAGGTATAAGAGGGAATACAAAAAGAAGCAGTACAAGAACAATGGAACAGCCAGTGTTGCCGGTGAAACTCGGTTTGACCGGCGGAGTCAGTTGTCCATCGCTGAAATCGGGCTGCCACGGGGCATCAGGCGCGGGAGTGTGAAGGTGAATGTTCAATATCTCATTCAATTCGATAAGATCAGACTCTGAAATCCTGTTCTTTCTGCCGGAAGACGTTTTAAACAATTGTTCACGAAAGCTGAGGCCCGTTCCAGGAATTCCCACATTGGCAGCGATGCCCTTTTGACTGATATTTAAGGACGTGCCTCGCGGGCCTATTGTCAGGCTGGAACCCCGTAATCCGACGTTCAAGCGTACACCTGGGAGTAACCTGATTGATTTTCTGAATCTTATTCCCATGTCGTATACAACCTTTCGAGATTTTCAAATGTGACTATTGAGTTTTCTCGTGGTTCTGCGCGTTGAGCTCCTGTTCCTGCATGGGTCTGCTGTCAGCAGAGCGTTCCCTTTCCCTGCCATGATTATAGCAAATTTCCGCCGTTCACACGCCGTCCGGGTATTAATCGTAGATTGTGTCCCCGTCCAGATTAATCACGTCTTCAGCGCGGCGGATAGTTTGTCCAGAGGGAGCACGTCGATGCCTTCGGCCAGCGGCCATCCTTCGCTGACGGGCGAAACGACAAAAGCGCGCTGAGGTTTGATGTCATCGAGAGCGCAATGGGTTCCTTTAGTCAGGATCGGATTCAGTGACGCCTTGCATTCCACCGCGAACACTTTGTGCCCAAGGCTCACAACGAAGTCGATTTCCGCGCCGCCGGCCGATCGATAGTGGCAAATTTCAGCGCCGGGGAAGGTTCCGCGCAGGTTGGACAGGACGACTTGCTCCCAAAGCGCGCCGAAGCCGGGATGTCCCAGGAGATCTTCGTAAGAGCGCAGCCCCAGGAGAGCGCAGGTCAGCCCCGAGTCGGCCACGTAAATTTTCGGCGCTTTTCTCATCCGTTTGCCGAGGTTGGAATGGTACGGAGGAATGGACTCCACCATATAGGTACTCGACAGGAGGTCAACGTAACCGCGCAGAGTCTGGTCGCTGACCCCAAGAGAGGAGGCCAGCGCGGTGTAATTTGCGGTCTGTCCGCTGACGTGAGCCAGCATCCGCCAGAGACGGCGGATGGAATCCGGGGACGCGCCGGTCCACTGGGGCAAGTCGCGTTCCAGAAAGGTGAGAATAAAATTTTCCCGCCACAGGAAGGA encodes the following:
- a CDS encoding DUF4236 domain-containing protein, producing the protein MGIRFRKSIRLLPGVRLNVGLRGSSLTIGPRGTSLNISQKGIAANVGIPGTGLSFREQLFKTSSGRKNRISESDLIELNEILNIHLHTPAPDAPWQPDFSDGQLTPPVKPSFTGNTGCSIVLVLLLFVFPLIPLVLSFKVNNWLKANKQYDAEMEQYKAAKKIQDEKWEKFNALMSNPVKNAEDILTLAMENLDWPKETLVAYEVDKENEEESVARFDVDLPEIEDMPDDVSNKAMRLNYVRHIFGIGFRIIGEAFRALPFLRNVVLSGYSQRVDSATGNTTDEYLYSVRVPRERWERINFNNLENVDPLVALNAFEMRCDMTKTGIMHAIEPF
- a CDS encoding ATP-binding protein translates to MYVQRRLEKEIRESLRYFPVTAITGPRQCGKSTLAKRLMEEAGNGLYLDLERPSDLAKFNEPELFLSTVRDRLICIDEIQRRPELFPLIRSLVDEWGRPGAFLILGSASRDLLRQSSESLAGRIAYHRLTPFLWEEIRKYRPNGGFSDITLDRYLTVGAFPASLLLENDSMSFLWRENFILTFLERDLPQWTGASPDSIRRLWRMLAHVSGQTANYTALASSLGVSDQTLRGYVDLLSSTYMVESIPPYHSNLGKRMRKAPKIYVADSGLTCALLGLRSYEDLLGHPGFGALWEQVVLSNLRGTFPGAEICHYRSAGGAEIDFVVSLGHKVFAVECKASLNPILTKGTHCALDDIKPQRAFVVSPVSEGWPLAEGIDVLPLDKLSAALKT